The Hevea brasiliensis isolate MT/VB/25A 57/8 chromosome 1, ASM3005281v1, whole genome shotgun sequence genome has a window encoding:
- the LOC131183423 gene encoding putative wall-associated receptor kinase-like 11, whose translation MDYTVGGIIGVLVIVFGIQMLCKLMKKGRNIQLKKKFFERNGGLLLQQQLTSSDGSVKKTQIFTSEELEKATDRFNDNRILGQGGQGTVYKGMLADGRIVAVKMSKLVDEENLQEFINELVILSQINHRNVVRLLGCCLETEVPLLVYEFIPNGYLFQYLHDQSEEASLPWEMRVRIASEIAGALAYLHSAASIPVYHRDIKSTNILLDEKHRVRKDSSIPK comes from the exons ATGGATTATACTGTTG GCGGGATTATTGGAGTATTGGTAATAGTCTTTGGTATTCAGATGTTGTGCAAGCTTATGAAGAAAGGAAGGAACATCCAACTCAAAAAAAAGTTCTTTGAAAGGAATGGTGGCTTGCTGTTACAACAACAATTAACTTCAAGTGATGGtagtgttaagaaaacacaaataTTTACATCAGAGGAGTTGGAAAAAGCCACTGATCGTTTCAATGATAACAGAATACTTGGTCAGGGAGGTCAGGGCACAGTGTACAAGGGAATGCTAGCAGATGGAAGAATTGTTGCCGTCAAAATGTCCAAATTAGTTGATGAGGAAAACTTACAAGAATTTATTAATGAACTTGTGATTCTTTCTCAGATAAATCACAGGAATGTTGTTAGGTTGTTGGGATGTTGCTTGGAGACCGAAGTTCCTTTGCTGGTCTATGAATTCATACCTAATGGATATCTTTTCCAATATCTCCATGACCAAAGTGAGGAGGCTTCACTACCATGGGAAATGAGAGTAAGAATTGCTAGTGAAATTGCTGGGGCACTTGCATATTTACACTCAGCAGCTTCTATTCCTGTTTATCATCGTGACATTAAGTCCACAAATATACTCTTAGATGAGAAACACAGAGTTAGAAAGGATTCGAGCATCCCCAAGTAA